In the Leptospira bourretii genome, one interval contains:
- a CDS encoding neutral/alkaline non-lysosomal ceramidase N-terminal domain-containing protein, which translates to MQFRISLIVLFCFTLSLHSEEKPVYSAAMAKKDITGPSVGVMFWGYAREDQTGLGIHTRQYARSLVIRDQSSKKLLAYVTAEVGGIPFEIQRDVVKRLQLELDPSFNYGNVLINASHTHSGPAGHFHYSEVSFYSKEFYSESYAVLRDGIFESIKEAYQKLKPAELIVGKAMVKEAGVNRSLSAYLANPELERKTFSDNIDREMLQLTVSISGVPIGFVNWYGVHPTNITFDNRLISSDNKGIASLLAESEAKKQGINDFVAIFAQANEGDVSPNLNLDNTGPGKDMYDSSFIIGKRQFLASQEILKSEGKRLSGGISFTQRFIDMSKHPVSSEFSGTGKTEITCPSAYGYSFAAGSTEEGGGHWLFHEGMTNQNRRFYIDWIARFMLQSPSQELRECQNPKAVLFPMGETKPIPSLPQILPYGLATIGNLSILVLPHEVTTMSSRRLKKEVQSVLKEGASEIVLSGLTNDFSGYITTPEEYSTQNYEGGHTLHGPQSLNALRQEFHKMSLELKTGTQAPATTLMPLDLSDRVHPLKIPSADVVSNKPQNIIQPNAETYQKGDAVSCRVASAHPNVGYPKISSYLWVEALDGVTWKPIRSDADFDTKFIYQKKGLWGKNEESLELLWETGAETKSGEYRLVHEGMYLSADGKRNHYRIECPNFRIGERGI; encoded by the coding sequence ATGCAGTTTCGAATTTCACTTATTGTTCTCTTTTGTTTCACACTTTCTCTCCATTCTGAAGAGAAACCTGTCTATTCAGCCGCGATGGCAAAAAAAGACATCACGGGACCGTCTGTTGGTGTTATGTTTTGGGGTTATGCTAGAGAAGACCAAACTGGACTTGGGATTCATACAAGGCAGTATGCGCGTTCCCTAGTCATTCGAGACCAAAGTTCCAAAAAACTATTGGCTTATGTGACTGCTGAGGTAGGAGGAATTCCTTTTGAAATTCAAAGAGATGTTGTCAAAAGGCTTCAACTGGAACTAGATCCTTCGTTTAACTATGGGAATGTGTTAATCAATGCATCACATACACATAGTGGTCCAGCGGGACATTTTCACTATTCTGAAGTTTCTTTTTATTCAAAAGAATTTTATTCAGAATCTTATGCGGTTCTTAGAGATGGAATTTTTGAATCAATTAAAGAGGCTTATCAAAAATTAAAACCTGCAGAATTGATCGTCGGCAAAGCTATGGTGAAGGAAGCGGGTGTTAACCGGAGTCTTTCTGCATATCTAGCCAACCCAGAATTGGAAAGAAAAACTTTCTCAGATAATATTGATCGAGAAATGCTCCAACTAACAGTATCTATATCGGGAGTTCCAATTGGATTCGTAAATTGGTATGGTGTACATCCAACCAACATTACTTTTGACAATCGTCTTATTTCTTCAGATAACAAAGGGATTGCATCTTTATTGGCAGAGTCAGAAGCCAAAAAACAGGGTATAAACGATTTTGTTGCGATTTTTGCTCAAGCAAACGAAGGTGATGTTTCACCCAATCTTAATTTAGATAACACCGGTCCAGGAAAGGACATGTATGACAGTAGTTTTATCATAGGGAAAAGACAATTTTTAGCAAGCCAAGAGATTTTAAAATCAGAAGGCAAACGATTGTCAGGTGGCATTTCATTCACGCAACGGTTTATTGATATGAGCAAACATCCTGTTAGTAGCGAATTTTCTGGGACTGGTAAAACAGAAATCACATGTCCTTCTGCCTATGGATATTCATTTGCTGCTGGTTCTACTGAAGAAGGAGGAGGGCATTGGTTGTTCCACGAAGGTATGACAAACCAAAATCGTCGATTCTACATTGATTGGATTGCAAGGTTCATGTTGCAGTCACCTTCTCAAGAGTTGAGAGAATGCCAAAATCCGAAAGCTGTTCTGTTCCCTATGGGGGAGACAAAACCCATTCCGAGTCTTCCGCAAATTTTGCCTTATGGACTTGCAACTATTGGAAATTTATCGATTTTGGTGTTACCACATGAAGTCACAACAATGTCGAGTCGAAGATTAAAAAAAGAAGTGCAGTCTGTACTAAAAGAAGGGGCTTCCGAAATTGTATTGTCTGGATTAACAAATGATTTTTCGGGATACATCACAACACCGGAAGAATATTCTACACAAAACTATGAAGGTGGTCATACCTTACATGGACCACAAAGTTTAAATGCTCTAAGACAAGAGTTTCATAAAATGTCATTGGAATTGAAAACTGGTACGCAAGCACCTGCTACGACGCTTATGCCTTTGGATTTGTCTGATCGAGTTCATCCTTTAAAAATTCCTTCTGCTGATGTGGTTTCAAATAAACCTCAAAATATCATCCAACCAAACGCAGAGACGTATCAAAAAGGAGATGCGGTCTCTTGTCGAGTGGCCTCTGCACATCCCAATGTTGGATATCCAAAAATTTCTTCCTATTTGTGGGTTGAGGCTCTTGATGGTGTTACTTGGAAGCCGATTCGTTCCGACGCAGACTTTGATACAAAATTTATTTATCAAAAAAAGGGCCTTTGGGGTAAAAATGAAGAAAGTTTAGAATTACTTTGGGAAACTGGTGCTGAAACCAAATCTGGTGAATACCGCTTAGTTCACGAAGGTATGTATCTCAGTGCAGATGGAAAAAGAAATCATTACCGTATAGAGTGTCCAAACTTTCGAATAGGAGAAAGAGGAATATAA
- a CDS encoding DUF3817 domain-containing protein: MYTLLQTKLGRFRILAFLEGLSFLTILFVTMPLKYLYQKPEPNKIVGLVHGLLFLLYLVELFQVKVELGWKLKKTFLAALASVLPFGTFVAERYLYLKDDSKESK, from the coding sequence TTGTATACTTTACTCCAAACAAAATTAGGAAGATTTCGCATTTTGGCTTTTTTGGAAGGCCTTTCATTTCTCACGATTCTCTTTGTGACCATGCCCCTCAAGTATCTGTATCAAAAACCAGAACCGAATAAGATCGTGGGTCTTGTCCACGGATTATTATTCCTTCTGTATTTGGTGGAACTGTTCCAAGTCAAAGTGGAATTAGGTTGGAAACTGAAAAAAACTTTTTTAGCTGCCCTTGCCTCCGTTCTTCCATTTGGAACTTTTGTAGCTGAACGTTATTTATATTTGAAAGATGATTCGAAAGAATCAAAATAA
- a CDS encoding lipid A deacylase LpxR family protein — protein MKAFRLLFLLVIFNISLNAQTTKVAKKQNPTKKEVLPEIEKPVIEPKDQYQIRLIMENDAFGAFSDRYYTNGSRLEFHMTAGESNPTRRILGYWNDLFITPSQTTKHLQGFALGQEFYTPTNITKADVSYGDRPYSSRAYFSNSLTTATEDTSITTELEVGMIGPSVGGKSAQMNFHNLIGSPTPQGWDTQIPNSYSGALRTDVRKFHHRFFGTQYNLNLGNIQTDASFGLIFRFGNVDKTPGPGSSALQPGPPILHEDGKGYWYFYINPGGTFQFYNATIQGQMGTDKTYKAQNRQSAFSNWDNYLNNPTAETGEREILYRALAEDNGRNSLQRYILFNEFLVKGTTNPYDIGLNYLIFNNIFNGAEDIERGMRLFLLKNLSDQWDQIPDNARALAIYSIFRPDGGKLPPIVRLYSYEILSQFILDPKQREVLLQLLREEIEYRDDKTYVADLKRAVGFVRAGFVSVSNAGFLFGIHYNYQTIDFQSGKGLPQQHQWLGFQLGKVF, from the coding sequence ATGAAAGCCTTCCGCCTCCTTTTCCTTTTGGTTATTTTTAACATTAGTTTGAATGCCCAAACAACCAAGGTGGCAAAAAAGCAAAACCCTACCAAAAAGGAAGTCCTTCCCGAAATTGAAAAACCTGTTATAGAGCCAAAAGATCAGTACCAAATTCGACTCATCATGGAAAATGATGCCTTTGGAGCATTTTCTGACCGTTATTATACCAATGGATCTCGATTAGAATTTCATATGACTGCGGGAGAATCCAATCCTACCAGAAGAATATTAGGATACTGGAATGATTTATTTATTACCCCATCTCAAACCACAAAACATCTGCAAGGATTTGCATTAGGACAAGAGTTTTATACACCAACTAATATCACAAAGGCGGATGTATCCTATGGAGACAGGCCTTATTCAAGCCGGGCCTACTTTAGTAATTCTTTAACAACTGCAACAGAAGACACAAGTATCACAACAGAACTAGAAGTGGGAATGATAGGACCATCTGTAGGTGGCAAGTCAGCCCAAATGAATTTTCATAACTTAATTGGTTCGCCAACACCGCAAGGTTGGGATACACAAATTCCAAACTCATATTCAGGTGCATTACGAACTGATGTAAGAAAATTTCATCATCGTTTTTTTGGCACACAATACAATTTGAATCTTGGGAATATCCAAACAGATGCATCATTTGGACTTATCTTTCGATTTGGAAATGTTGATAAAACACCTGGCCCTGGTAGTTCGGCCTTACAACCTGGTCCTCCCATTCTCCATGAAGATGGGAAAGGATATTGGTATTTTTATATTAATCCCGGAGGAACATTTCAATTTTATAATGCGACCATCCAAGGTCAAATGGGAACAGACAAAACTTACAAAGCACAAAATAGACAATCAGCGTTTAGCAATTGGGATAACTATTTAAATAATCCAACGGCAGAAACGGGCGAAAGAGAAATTCTGTACAGAGCCCTTGCAGAAGATAATGGTAGAAACTCGTTACAAAGATATATTTTGTTTAACGAATTTTTAGTAAAAGGGACAACCAACCCCTATGATATTGGACTCAACTATCTAATTTTTAATAATATTTTTAACGGTGCAGAAGATATAGAAAGAGGGATGAGATTATTTTTATTAAAAAATCTTTCAGACCAATGGGACCAAATACCAGATAACGCTCGTGCTCTGGCAATTTATTCCATCTTTAGACCGGACGGAGGGAAACTACCACCCATCGTTAGGCTGTATTCCTATGAAATTTTATCTCAATTCATTTTGGATCCAAAACAAAGAGAAGTCTTATTACAACTGTTACGTGAAGAAATTGAGTATAGAGATGATAAAACCTATGTAGCTGATTTAAAACGTGCTGTTGGTTTTGTTCGTGCTGGATTTGTTTCCGTATCCAATGCTGGTTTTTTATTTGGAATTCATTACAACTACCAAACAATCGATTTCCAATCTGGAAAAGGGTTGCCCCAACAGCACCAATGGCTGGGATTTCAATTAGGAAAAGTATTCTAA
- a CDS encoding MFS transporter: MNNHNLGGRLWFVLILFGLVGQIAWSVENMYFNLFIYNTIAKNTASVTLMVQLSGIVATFTTLIAGILTDKAGNRKNFISFGYLLWGLLTLSFAFISKENTAEWFHLSDTNQIISLTIAIVITLDCIMTAFGSTANDAAFNAYVTDNTENARSLAEGVLSAMPLLAMLIVAGGFGIIVNALGYPGLFVAVGTMMSVSGLIGIWLIKDNPDLKKQNTNFLSDLAYGFKLDVIKQNQSLYLYFLAMGIYGIASQVYMPYLIIYMQEYLKFDAIQYSIVLAGVILGASIITVLLGKQFDGKNKNKLLIYFSILYIFGMLSLYTMSKTIDLNLKTEVMWLTGTTSLILITGFVQVLALLGAQIRDYTPQENTGKLQGIRMIFFVLIPMYIGPMIGQTINERTNLTYIDPVNGATAHVPAPEIFLVGAIFCLLIFIPLSLLFKGNLSK; the protein is encoded by the coding sequence ATGAACAATCACAATTTAGGTGGACGGCTCTGGTTTGTACTCATTCTGTTCGGTCTCGTCGGACAGATCGCTTGGTCTGTTGAGAATATGTACTTTAATCTTTTTATATATAACACCATCGCAAAAAATACGGCTTCCGTGACTTTGATGGTCCAACTGAGTGGAATTGTTGCTACCTTCACAACCTTAATCGCAGGAATCTTAACCGATAAAGCAGGGAATCGAAAGAATTTTATCTCTTTTGGTTATCTTCTTTGGGGTTTACTTACACTTTCCTTTGCATTCATCTCAAAAGAAAATACTGCCGAATGGTTTCATCTATCAGACACAAACCAAATCATAAGTCTTACCATTGCAATTGTGATTACTTTAGATTGTATCATGACAGCATTTGGTTCTACTGCCAACGACGCTGCCTTTAATGCCTACGTTACCGATAACACGGAAAATGCGAGAAGTCTTGCGGAAGGTGTTCTATCAGCAATGCCACTGCTTGCAATGTTGATTGTGGCTGGTGGTTTTGGAATCATTGTAAATGCACTTGGATATCCCGGACTCTTTGTTGCGGTAGGAACCATGATGTCGGTTTCCGGACTGATTGGAATTTGGTTAATCAAAGACAACCCAGATCTCAAAAAACAAAACACAAATTTTTTATCTGACCTCGCTTACGGATTTAAATTGGATGTAATCAAACAGAATCAAAGTTTGTATTTATATTTTTTAGCAATGGGAATCTACGGAATTGCAAGTCAAGTTTATATGCCTTATCTTATCATTTATATGCAAGAGTATTTAAAATTTGATGCCATCCAATATTCTATCGTTCTTGCAGGAGTGATTCTTGGAGCTAGTATCATCACAGTTTTACTTGGAAAACAATTCGATGGAAAAAATAAAAACAAATTACTGATATACTTTTCGATTCTTTATATTTTTGGAATGCTTTCTTTATACACAATGTCAAAAACCATTGATCTGAACTTAAAAACAGAAGTTATGTGGTTAACTGGAACAACAAGTCTCATTTTAATCACAGGATTTGTTCAGGTTTTGGCTCTTTTGGGAGCACAGATTCGAGATTACACACCTCAGGAAAATACAGGGAAGTTGCAAGGGATTCGAATGATATTCTTTGTCTTAATTCCAATGTATATTGGTCCAATGATTGGACAAACAATCAACGAGAGAACTAATCTTACTTACATTGATCCTGTCAATGGTGCCACAGCTCATGTGCCTGCTCCAGAAATCTTTTTAGTTGGTGCTATTTTTTGTTTGTTAATCTTCATTCCGCTCTCTTTACTTTTTAAAGGTAACCTTTCAAAATGA
- a CDS encoding glycoside hydrolase family 2 protein — translation MKKISHTEYPRPQLERDSYINLNGEWDLTHIKSDYKSQIDYKINVPFSPESIASGIGSFILQPNEELVYKKEFEIPSDFVQDITLLHFGAVDYSCICFINGKEVGSHKGGFLPFQFDISNWIQIGKNEIQLMVKDPTDFGPQSRGKQKLKRGGIWYTPQSGIWQTVWLESVSKDYIKDIKITPNIDTKTVEIIVTTDNNDVKIQIIDGNQVIGESPLKTANIEIPNMELWSPENPKLYEVLIKSSTDTVKSYFGMRKFSIGFDGKFKRLFLNNKPYFHNGLLDQGYWSEGLLTPPNDEAMEKEIKLMKEMGFNMLRKHIKIEPLRWYYHCDRLGVLVWQDFVCGGGAYETWKVAYLPFIGWKTKDTKYKFLNRTDEAGRKEFISEIDQTVHLLKNTVSLSVWVLFNEGWGQFDSIQLTEKLKKLDDTRTIDSVSGWYDQGQESSDLKSLHLYYQKLKVPKKEKRVIVLSEFGGYSLKTEGHVFDENKLFGYKILPDKQSLELEYKKLIESELIPLIDQGLSASIYTQVSDVEEEINGIVTYDRKVIKFDIEFMKNLNAKLVYK, via the coding sequence ATGAAAAAAATTTCTCATACAGAATACCCTCGCCCGCAACTTGAACGAGATAGTTATATTAATTTAAATGGTGAATGGGATCTAACGCATATAAAATCTGACTATAAATCTCAAATCGATTATAAAATCAATGTCCCCTTTTCTCCTGAGTCAATCGCAAGTGGTATCGGAAGTTTTATTCTGCAACCTAATGAAGAGCTAGTATATAAAAAAGAATTCGAGATTCCTTCTGACTTTGTCCAAGATATCACATTACTTCACTTTGGTGCTGTCGATTATTCATGTATTTGTTTTATTAATGGAAAAGAAGTAGGTTCACATAAAGGTGGATTTTTACCATTCCAATTTGATATTAGCAATTGGATTCAAATTGGTAAAAACGAAATCCAACTCATGGTCAAAGATCCAACAGACTTTGGACCACAATCACGTGGAAAACAAAAACTAAAACGCGGAGGAATCTGGTATACACCTCAATCAGGGATTTGGCAAACCGTTTGGCTGGAAAGTGTCTCCAAAGATTACATAAAAGACATTAAGATCACACCAAATATTGATACAAAGACTGTCGAAATCATTGTAACAACAGATAACAATGATGTGAAAATTCAAATTATTGATGGGAACCAGGTCATTGGGGAATCGCCACTAAAAACTGCCAATATAGAAATTCCCAATATGGAACTTTGGTCACCAGAAAATCCAAAACTTTATGAAGTTTTAATTAAATCATCTACTGATACAGTAAAATCATATTTTGGAATGAGAAAATTTTCAATCGGCTTTGATGGTAAGTTCAAAAGATTATTTTTAAACAATAAACCATATTTCCATAATGGACTTTTAGACCAGGGGTATTGGTCTGAAGGACTTTTGACACCGCCTAACGATGAAGCAATGGAAAAAGAAATCAAACTGATGAAAGAAATGGGTTTTAATATGTTAAGAAAACATATTAAAATTGAGCCATTACGTTGGTATTACCATTGTGACCGATTGGGAGTTCTTGTTTGGCAGGATTTTGTTTGTGGCGGTGGTGCGTATGAAACCTGGAAAGTTGCTTACCTACCTTTTATTGGCTGGAAAACCAAAGACACAAAGTACAAATTTTTAAATAGAACCGATGAAGCAGGAAGAAAAGAATTCATATCCGAAATTGACCAAACTGTACATTTATTAAAAAATACAGTCAGTTTATCTGTTTGGGTTTTGTTCAATGAAGGTTGGGGACAATTTGATAGCATACAACTCACTGAGAAATTAAAAAAACTAGATGATACAAGAACTATCGACAGTGTCAGCGGTTGGTATGACCAAGGCCAAGAAAGTAGTGACTTAAAAAGTTTACACTTATATTACCAAAAGTTAAAAGTTCCTAAAAAAGAAAAAAGAGTCATTGTGCTTAGTGAATTTGGTGGATACTCATTAAAAACAGAAGGCCATGTATTCGATGAAAATAAACTTTTCGGATATAAAATCTTACCTGATAAACAAAGTTTGGAATTAGAATATAAAAAGTTAATTGAATCCGAACTAATCCCTCTGATCGACCAAGGATTAAGTGCATCAATTTATACCCAAGTGAGCGATGTCGAAGAAGAAATAAACGGAATCGTTACATACGATAGAAAAGTAATTAAGTTTGATATTGAATTTATGAAAAACTTAAATGCAAAACTTGTATACAAATAG
- a CDS encoding YheT family hydrolase has protein sequence MNFLISHPLLTFFFFSLIVFLFYYFWEVVETPVLRFSESDFLLRVIDQSPHLTNKYYPTIWCFNQHLMLLLLMFREYRPKKFDYDRLEQLKMKDGGITGLAWSGLTNKTKNDTNPIIVVFHTISGDEQDVKSTVKYLRERYNWIVVVCIRRGHGNLPLKTPKINTMGSTSDLKEQLCHIQKKYPDKQIFGVGISAGSGLLARYLGEAGAKSQFKAAVAVSPAYDIEKAFHRVHPVYSKIMGQRLINYFLKTHYESLSKLKGIDELLKIKTIGEFQDRLHTVSGFKNKEKYYYHSNPVLVAKNIKTPLLVLNSADDPICVNQNVLENLHWLETLPNTIHLHTKRGSHIAYFQGLKANSWSDMVIGEYFAAVLNADTSKQKTTKKKKRT, from the coding sequence GTGAATTTTTTGATCAGTCATCCTCTGTTAACTTTTTTCTTTTTTAGTTTAATTGTATTTTTATTCTACTATTTTTGGGAAGTGGTGGAAACACCTGTTCTCAGATTTAGTGAATCCGATTTTTTGCTTCGCGTAATTGACCAATCTCCTCACCTAACAAATAAGTATTACCCGACAATCTGGTGTTTTAATCAACACTTAATGTTACTTCTTCTGATGTTTCGAGAATATCGTCCAAAAAAGTTTGATTATGATCGATTGGAACAATTAAAAATGAAAGACGGGGGAATCACCGGTCTTGCTTGGTCAGGGTTAACTAATAAAACGAAAAATGATACAAATCCGATCATCGTAGTTTTCCATACGATAAGCGGAGATGAACAAGATGTAAAATCCACTGTCAAATACTTACGGGAACGTTACAATTGGATTGTAGTAGTCTGCATTCGCAGAGGCCATGGGAACCTACCTCTCAAAACACCAAAGATTAATACAATGGGATCCACCTCCGACCTAAAAGAACAACTATGCCATATCCAAAAAAAATATCCAGACAAACAAATATTTGGTGTTGGAATTTCAGCTGGGTCTGGTTTACTCGCTCGTTATTTAGGCGAAGCGGGTGCAAAAAGCCAATTTAAAGCTGCTGTTGCGGTCTCTCCAGCCTATGATATAGAAAAAGCATTTCATCGAGTTCATCCTGTATATAGCAAAATAATGGGACAACGATTGATTAACTATTTTCTGAAAACACATTATGAAAGTTTATCAAAACTTAAAGGAATTGATGAATTATTAAAAATCAAAACCATCGGTGAGTTTCAAGACAGGTTGCACACTGTTTCAGGATTCAAAAATAAGGAAAAATACTATTACCATTCCAATCCAGTGTTAGTTGCAAAAAACATAAAAACTCCATTGCTTGTCCTAAACTCGGCAGACGATCCCATTTGTGTGAATCAAAACGTATTGGAAAACTTACATTGGTTAGAAACTCTTCCCAATACAATTCATTTACATACCAAACGTGGTAGTCATATTGCATATTTCCAAGGACTTAAAGCAAATTCTTGGTCGGATATGGTCATTGGTGAATACTTTGCAGCAGTTCTAAACGCAGACACCTCAAAACAAAAAACAACAAAGAAAAAGAAACGAACTTAA
- a CDS encoding AraC family transcriptional regulator, whose protein sequence is MNLIPFAGAIISCLLAISHWIESKEKSLDTKKNQFLKDHHHPILIQSENRFLYRYAPSFLFFSLTILQFHIYGEFANQVRIFSVLFGIHIPCLLLIGPLSYIFFEDMSGGGFKKIRWYHFLPSLFSFIYLFVVGSKLSLWSHMDSPVHDPTYVDHTSIVVLLGLGVLSIFGYTLTIMIRIFRWKFDLNGTIDSSFLPFLYFMGYSMLVVTLFVIAQLFFMEIFFIACAGLTFLLAYVLLLKINHKEFIPNFKRETRLARYQESRIKGVDTALVLQQLEELMSSEKLYLNEDLSLAVLAKRLGIHTHQLSEILNSKLGCTFRNFVNGYRLQESARLLLEEPQMTILSVIYASGFNSKSSFHKLFQNEFGLSPQKYRSKLS, encoded by the coding sequence ATGAATCTGATTCCATTTGCAGGTGCCATCATCTCCTGCTTGCTTGCAATCTCACACTGGATTGAATCAAAAGAAAAAAGTTTGGATACAAAAAAAAATCAGTTTTTAAAAGATCATCATCACCCAATATTAATTCAATCCGAGAATCGTTTTCTTTATCGGTATGCACCTTCGTTTCTTTTTTTTTCGCTTACCATTTTACAATTTCATATTTATGGAGAATTCGCAAATCAGGTTCGTATATTTTCAGTTCTTTTTGGAATTCATATTCCTTGCCTTCTACTCATCGGACCTCTTAGTTATATTTTTTTTGAAGATATGAGTGGTGGTGGCTTTAAAAAAATCCGATGGTACCATTTTTTACCCAGTCTTTTTAGTTTCATTTATCTATTTGTAGTTGGGTCCAAACTCTCTTTATGGTCACATATGGATTCACCGGTTCATGATCCTACTTACGTCGATCATACTTCAATTGTTGTGCTTCTGGGTTTAGGAGTTTTATCAATCTTTGGATATACACTTACCATAATGATCCGAATATTTCGTTGGAAGTTTGATTTAAATGGTACAATCGATTCATCTTTTTTGCCTTTTCTTTATTTTATGGGTTATTCCATGTTAGTTGTTACTTTATTTGTCATTGCGCAGCTTTTTTTTATGGAGATATTTTTTATCGCATGTGCTGGACTTACTTTTCTTTTGGCCTATGTTTTATTATTAAAAATAAACCATAAAGAGTTTATTCCTAATTTTAAGAGAGAAACTCGATTGGCTCGTTATCAAGAAAGCCGCATCAAAGGAGTTGATACCGCTTTGGTTCTGCAACAACTGGAAGAGCTGATGAGTTCTGAAAAGTTATATTTAAATGAAGACCTTAGTTTGGCAGTTTTAGCAAAACGGTTGGGGATTCATACCCACCAACTTTCCGAAATTTTAAACTCGAAACTTGGTTGTACTTTTCGTAATTTCGTAAACGGGTATCGTTTGCAGGAATCAGCAAGACTTCTATTAGAGGAACCGCAGATGACAATCTTGAGTGTGATCTATGCTTCGGGGTTTAATTCAAAGTCTTCCTTTCATAAACTCTTTCAAAATGAATTTGGTCTATCGCCACAAAAATATCGATCAAAACTCAGCTAA
- a CDS encoding DJ-1/PfpI family protein, with amino-acid sequence MGSSHLFGQTPTKSYLEKIQVKKTHQKPVIAIIGENQYTELTDFIIPYGVFKRAEIADVFAIAPNKGRMDMFPTLSIEITTSIADFDTLYPEGADLVIVPAIHNSNNKTIIHWIQNQNKQGATIVGICDGVWTLAHAGLLKDKQATGHWYSLPDLSKSFKDTIWTKNKRYLQDQDIITTAGVTASLPIALAIVESIAGFKKAKDIATELGVSHWDSSHNSDVFHFGWDEYATAAKNLTFVWSHETIGIPIYQGTDEISVALVADAYSRTYKSKALVVTSTNQPILTKSGIQFVSETNDEDQKQMQLSKKITNEIKPIDHLKNTLLEIEYRYGRKTLRFVTKQLEYPKQ; translated from the coding sequence ATGGGATCATCTCATTTATTTGGGCAAACACCAACAAAAAGTTACTTAGAGAAGATTCAGGTAAAAAAAACTCATCAAAAACCAGTCATTGCCATCATTGGCGAAAATCAATATACAGAACTGACGGACTTTATCATTCCCTATGGGGTGTTCAAACGGGCAGAAATAGCAGATGTTTTTGCCATTGCACCTAACAAAGGACGTATGGATATGTTCCCAACACTTTCAATTGAAATTACTACTTCTATAGCCGATTTTGATACTTTGTATCCCGAAGGTGCTGATCTAGTAATTGTTCCAGCCATACACAATTCTAACAATAAAACAATTATCCATTGGATCCAAAATCAGAATAAACAAGGTGCAACCATCGTTGGAATTTGTGATGGCGTTTGGACATTGGCCCATGCTGGTTTATTAAAAGATAAACAAGCGACAGGACATTGGTATTCTTTACCTGATCTATCAAAATCATTCAAAGATACGATATGGACAAAAAATAAAAGATATCTACAAGACCAAGATATCATTACCACAGCAGGTGTGACAGCTTCTCTTCCCATTGCATTAGCGATTGTCGAATCAATTGCAGGATTCAAAAAAGCAAAAGACATTGCGACTGAATTAGGAGTTTCCCATTGGGACTCTTCCCACAACAGCGATGTTTTTCATTTTGGATGGGATGAATATGCAACTGCGGCAAAAAACCTAACATTTGTTTGGAGTCACGAAACCATCGGGATTCCTATCTACCAAGGGACCGATGAAATTTCGGTTGCTCTTGTTGCTGATGCGTATTCTCGCACTTACAAGTCCAAAGCCTTGGTTGTGACAAGTACCAATCAGCCGATCTTAACAAAATCAGGAATCCAGTTCGTTTCTGAAACTAACGATGAAGATCAAAAGCAAATGCAACTTAGTAAAAAAATTACAAACGAAATCAAACCGATCGACCACTTGAAAAATACATTGTTAGAGATTGAATATAGATATGGGAGAAAAACATTGCGGTTTGTCACAAAACAATTGGAGTATCCCAAGCAGTAG